The region TTCTATGCCTATATTCTACGCATCACAGGACATATGGCTACACCAGGGTACCATTAGGTCAAACATTACATTTGGATACAAGTTTGATGAACACTTGTACAACACTGTGCTTAAAGCTGTTGAACTTGAATATGACATATCAACGTGGCTGCACGGTGACCTCAGAGTAGTATCTGACAACGCACATTCACTCAGTGGAGGCCAACGTGTAAGAATGGAGTTGGCTCGTGCAGTGTACGCTTATATGGTATTCCACCAGGTTAACTCtgactacaacaacaacaaatGTTCCTTTTTGATGTGCCTCGACTCACCATTCCAAGGTCTCGATCCCTATGTATCCAAGTCaatattcaataacctgtttaaccttAAAACTGGCTTATTGTTAAAGGATGATTTATCAATCGTTTTAACATCGTCGAAACGATACCTCGAAATATGTTCACGAATGTCAGATTTAACCCTGGTTCCCAATCCCCCGATTTTCAAAGTCAAGAACCAAACCCTTAAATTTTACTCCACCTTGCACGACttcattaaaaacaacaagGTCGTCAAGAACGATTACAACCATTCATCGCCCACACACATCGGCACGTATCAGATGAATTATTTAACCAATGATATGCTTAGTCTATGTTCATCAGGTTCCACTACCAGGCTAGGCCGAAGGGAGGTAACCAGGTCAAAATACAGTAAATCACGAAAGTCGTTCCTCAGCGACGAGTTCTCGGGAGTTAAATTGAACCCTTACTACGTGTACATGAAGCCAGCACTGATCACATTTGTCTTGTACATACTGCTGAGTGTTTTGCTTAATATTATGGACAGCGCAAAGTATATCTTGTCAACTGAACTTTCGGACTACATAACCAAgtacattaataaattcaagGACGGAGAATCAGTAGACCTGATCAAAATTAAGTCACGAGCAAACCTTTCGATGAAAGTAACGACCATGTTCGTATCCGTAATAATAGTGCTGTCAGTGCTGTCAACAATACTTTACGCACTAGGCTACATAATAACATCGCGGAAGATCCATGAGTATGTAGTAAACTCCATCTTTACGAACAGTTCATCAgcaataaagataaaaaaggaTATAAGTCAGATAATAACGTACTTCTCGTGCGATATTAAGATCATAGACGAGGACGTGGGTTACTTTTTATCCCtggtttttatttacctgATTCAGACGCTGGTCAACATATTCTCCCTGTTTTACCTCATTCCGATCTCCATCCCCTTTGTGCTCGTGACGCTGGTTATCCTGTACAAGTGTATTTTGGTGCAACTGACGAGTTCCTCGAAGAACATACAGTTCGGGTACATAGAGGCAACCACGCACATTAACTCGGTATGCGAGAACGCCATCACGGGGTCGTCCACCTACAGAAGTTTCAAAAAGGAGTCGCAGCTGGTGACTAGCCTTATCGAGCAGGCCGACTACAGAATGAGGTGCAAGTACCTGTTGTATTCGCTTACGTCGTGGACGTCGATACTGTCCAACTGGGTATTTTCACTATCCATTCTGTTGGTACTGGTCATTCCCATAATCCTAGATAGAATTACCGACTACACTTTGAAGATGGGATATCTCGGATTGGCGCTGTCCCTGTGTATGAATGTTCTCAAGtcttttgataaattttcTTCGCTGTACTTTAAGAGCATGATGGCTATCTGTTCAGTTCTGAGGTTCAGATACTTCATTCCTCCTGGCCATAAGCTTAAATTCGATAGATGTCTCAACACCCACGAGGAACATTTAGTAAATCCCACCAGAGGCGCCATAAAGTTTGATAGAAATCAATTGCTAACTAGAAGAGCAGCTGAGTTTAAGGATGATAACAAGAGATTCTACAAATTGAAAAGGCCGTTTTATTGCCCTAAAATAACCATACTAAATGTAGATAACCATTTATCTCCTGAACATACCGGCGTTGAGTTAAAagatgtgtgtgtacataCAGGATCCCACAGTGCAGAGAGTATGATTCTAAAACACTTCAATGTATCTGCTAAGCGTTCTGAGATAATTGGCGTTGTTGGCAGGACTGGTGCCGGTAAGACTACTCTGTTGTCAGTACTGCAGAACATTGTTGAGAACAGAACAGGTCTCGTACTGTTGGACGGCATGGATCTCAATAAAATCTCCAAACACGTACTCAGACAGGTTATAGGTGTTCTACCACAACTGCCATTTGTGTTCAAGGGATGGACTATTCGCAGGTTCCTTGATCCTAGGAAGCTGTTTAGTGACGATGACATCAACGATGCGCTGGACAAGTGTGGTCTACTCAACTTAGTCAATGAGCTTCCTGGTGGCAACAAGTTGGATAGTGTGATAATACCAGACAATCTGAGTCTGTACATGCcaacgaagaagaaaatcGCTAAACTGAACGTTGACAACTTGAAGGATTATTATAAGGAGTGTGACATGTTACTGTCGAACAGTCAGCTGAGGACACTCTCACTGGCCAGACTAGTGCTGTACCGAAACCTATTCAGGGTCATTCTGGTTGATGAACCTCCAGAAAACTCAGAAGAATATGAGTACGGAGAACAGAGTCTAGAGTACAAGGATACTGGAGTCCCAATATATGAGTTACTAAAAGCCTACTTCCAACACTGTACAACATTCGTCACGGCACACGATGTGAATGTATTAAAGAGTTGTACTTCGGTTTGGGTAATACACGACGGGTTTCTAGTAAGAACGTGCAAAACCAGTGATATCGCAGCAAGTGAATCAATCGCAAACATTATTGAAGAGAGTCTAAAATGCAGTTAGTGTACCATATAAAGTAGCATATTACACTGAATGTAGTTTTACATACggtacatttttaaatcaatttgTCACAATTAGTTACAATATATCAATGTGAAGTCACGGTATTTCTTGAGTTAATTTAGtcgttaaatttatgtgaATAAGATGGGTACTTGTTTATcatataaatgtgtgcacaaattaaaagaaaataagatATAACCAACCTTCCATAATGGgaacataataatatttaaataagaTCTATAAATAGTGTTAAAACAGGTGGCACTAGTGAAAGTTAATAGTTGATTAACACCAATCTTAAGGGTTCGTGGACCTACTTActcaaaattttaaaagagGGATAAAACGGCCTTAaacttattattatcagATGAGTAATGTAAAACATACAATAAAGAATTGAAAAGATGTGTCAAATAACCGATTCTTAAAATGACGGTTTTTTAGACCGACACCGCGTAGGGAGGAAGTCTCATTGAATCACTTGTTTGTGTTATGTTTTAATGGAATAAAccaataaatttaatgtataatatatcTACTTG is a window of Theileria orientalis strain Shintoku DNA, chromosome 2, complete genome DNA encoding:
- a CDS encoding ABC transporter, translated to MNQPSTTIGANSGIEPEEFFWQSELYFKSYFRSKRGKAYPHYDNSSILKFLFFHWVNKWVNLVSKQYVDPYRLHPLPVSDQILYWQPIFSKHISDALFRLESFENAKFKSGKVRLKLYYSVLLRAAIYTFWKRLLFLITGLIFVNILSMSIAILVKKLLGILNDKSFNFINTCLIIINPFQHGMCHRRKFANNINGSNPLNVCNQVLHSCSPDSECSKNPLFCQALRYQNKDINSRIFTLEFMDSYYVSLIFESIKYMIEFLSNFIYGIILMSFQLKINIWVLYILGFLFLVLIILMEIANTFVFKHISRIRDIRITKSNDIILSLPIIKKTLYDDIAITIITQLRNNELILFLVRALITYFNITLYTTCVNISFYIIKRYFIKSVNDATLITDIDTAGFMATIYIMLKIYNSMFLVPSSIKMFGMSYISYKRVEDYVKDCSPNFYISDNKYTGSVQTSTDIASATNQLPNDVVVYYKDATFTWVNSRENLLSQKYDPYLKNITFELKRGQMVIVTGAQGSGKSNFIKSMLGEMTLVGGSMAVVPLHTSMPIFYASQDIWLHQGTIRSNITFGYKFDEHLYNTVLKAVELEYDISTWLHGDLRVVSDNAHSLSGGQRVRMELARAVYAYMVFHQVNSDYNNNKCSFLMCLDSPFQGLDPYVSKSIFNNLFNLKTGLLLKDDLSIVLTSSKRYLEICSRMSDLTLVPNPPIFKVKNQTLKFYSTLHDFIKNNKVVKNDYNHSSPTHIGTYQMNYLTNDMLSLCSSGSTTRLGRREVTRSKYSKSRKSFLSDEFSGVKLNPYYVYMKPALITFVLYILLSVLLNIMDSAKYILSTELSDYITKYINKFKDGESVDLIKIKSRANLSMKVTTMFVSVIIVLSVLSTILYALGYIITSRKIHEYVVNSIFTNSSSAIKIKKDISQIITYFSCDIKIIDEDVGYFLSLVFIYLIQTLVNIFSLFYLIPISIPFVLVTLVILYKCILVQLTSSSKNIQFGYIEATTHINSVCENAITGSSTYRSFKKESQLVTSLIEQADYRMRCKYLLYSLTSWTSILSNWVFSLSILLVLVIPIILDRITDYTLKMGYLGLALSLCMNVLKSFDKFSSLYFKSMMAICSVLRFRYFIPPGHKLKFDRCLNTHEEHLVNPTRGAIKFDRNQLLTRRAAEFKDDNKRFYKLKRPFYCPKITILNVDNHLSPEHTGVELKDVCVHTGSHSAESMILKHFNVSAKRSEIIGVVGRTGAGKTTLLSVLQNIVENRTGLVLLDGMDLNKISKHVLRQVIGVLPQLPFVFKGWTIRRFLDPRKLFSDDDINDALDKCGLLNLVNELPGGNKLDSDYYKECDMLLSNSQLRTLSLARLVLYRNLFRVILVDEPPENSEEYEYGEQSLEYKDTGVPIYELLKAYFQHCTTFVTAHDVNVLKSCTSVWVIHDGFLVRTCKTSDIAASESIANIIEESLKCS